A stretch of the Aphis gossypii isolate Hap1 chromosome 2, ASM2018417v2, whole genome shotgun sequence genome encodes the following:
- the LOC126550008 gene encoding uncharacterized protein LOC126550008 produces the protein MSNIVKVNEKGTKIIVGGYSYTLQHTLIKTKRWKCSNKTKYNCPGTLSSSWELTNPVLQIEHNHAGNNQIEIIENFKNEIKSRSRRTCDKPSQIFAEAVSQIPAEALLFLPKESVVKRTIRNQRTSNNPALNCINDVMIEDDWALVNGQRFLLADNKSTIGERIILFATDDSLKILTEAKTWYCDGNFNLSPKYFLQLYVIRVQKNDSYITAVYCFLECKTMSIYEEMFKLILTKCAEYELFPDPTFLNVDFEKAVISAAQTIFGSNLTIRGCFYHMCQSSYRKIQDLGLTNMYKNNDEFSHFCGMLDGLAFLPLERVFEGMAYLKTIASPEGEDLLNYFDATYVNGPLRKVGVGTKFKFKKISPLFPPNTWNVHNTTINGDHRTNNICESWNNRFTHLVGHSHPTIWTLIHKMRLEVAADRAKLVIDSMGDLVKKKQNLTYTRLVNLCQRIANNSITIEEFLDKIGHNIRTRPRS, from the exons atgtcaaatatagTAAAAGTCAACGAAAAGGGTACCAAAATAATTGTGGGTGGTTACTCATATACCCTTCAACATActttaatcaaaacaaaacgGTGGAAATGCAGTAACAAAACAAAGTATAATTGCCCGGGAACACTATCTTCATCGTGGGAGTTAACGAACCCTGTGCTTCAAATTGAGCACAACCACGCAGGGAATAatcaaattgaaataattgaaaattttaaaaatgaaataaaatcacGATCGCGAAGAACTTGTGACAAACCGAGTCAGATATTTGCGGAAGCTGTAAGTCAAATACCAGCCGAAGCTCTATTGTTTTTACCAAAAGAAAGTGTTGTAAAACGAACAATTAGAAATCAAAGAACTAGCAATAATCCTGCATTAAATTGCATAAATGATGTTATGATAGAag aTGACTGGGCTTTAGTTAATGGACAACGGTTTCTATTGGCtgataataaatcaacaattGGAGaaagaattatattgtttgcaaCAGATGACAGCTTAAAAATTTTGACAGAGGCCAAGACATGGTATTGCGATGGTAATTTTAACCTTAgccctaaatattttttacaactttACGTTATAAGAgttcaaaaaaatgattcGTATATAACTGCAGTATACTGTTTTCTTGAATGTAAGACAATGTCTATTTATGAAGAAATGttcaaacttattttaactaaatgtgCAGAGTATGAATTATTTCCCGATCCAACCTTCTTAAatgttgattttgaaaaagctGTAATTTCTGCCGCTCAAACAATTTTTGGTTCAAATTTGACTATTAGAGGTTGTTTTTATCATATGTGCCAAAGTTCTTATAGAAAAATCCAAGATTTAGGATTaactaatatgtataaaaataacgacGAATTTAGTCATTTTTGTGGAATGTTGGACGGCCTTGCATTTCTTCCTCTTGAACGTGTTTTTGAAGGAATGGCTTACCTTAAAACAATTGCTTCCCCTGAAGGAGAagatcttttaaattattttgatgcaACCTACGTAAATGGACCACTTAGAAAAGTAGGGGTTGgtaccaaatttaaatttaaaaaaataagtccaCTTTTTCCTCCAAATACTTGGAATGTACATAACACAACAATTAATGGTGACCAccgaacaaataatatatgtgaatCGTGGAATAATAGATTTACTCATTTAGTTGGCCACAGTCATCCAACTATTTGGACACTCATCCACAAAATGAGGTTAGAAGTAGCGGCAGATAGGGCGAAATTAGTTATCGACAGCATGGGtgatttggtaaaaaaaaaacaaaatttaacatataccCGACTGGTTAATTTATGCCAAAGAATAgctaataattcaattaccaTAGAAGAATTTTTAGATAAGATTGGTCATAATATTAGAACAAGACcaagatcataa